Proteins encoded by one window of Haliotis asinina isolate JCU_RB_2024 chromosome 6, JCU_Hal_asi_v2, whole genome shotgun sequence:
- the LOC137287758 gene encoding uncharacterized protein: protein MAHAKDRDSQFEFGDFTDGTYMERDFFICHPEALRFCLYCDDFEVANPIGSHKKKHKLTIMYWSLLNIEPEFRFKLQCTQLLAVAKTSDIKKFGFEPLLKDFVSSMKKLHGGYELMIDGKSELFYGTLLCVVGDTPAAQMLGGFKEGVGFAEKPCRTCEISRDDLSRSEALTFPLRSELEHRDRCENLSSLSRASQQYWSKKYGVVSASFLLDIPDFTVTKCILHDPMHVLLEGIVKMELQLLLEHFIDKQKYFTLKDMNRVILNFDYGPDRMQDKPQPLERKSLDRKHVFPMTAVETL, encoded by the coding sequence ATGGCTCATGCCAAAGACAGAGATAGTCAGTTTGAATTTGGTGACTTCACAGATGGCACCTACATGGAGAGAGATTTTTTCATCTGCCATCCAGAGGCATTGCGGTTTTGCCTTTATTGTGATGATTTTGAGGTTGCAAATCCAATTGGATCTCACAAGAAAAAACACAAACTCACTATTATGTATTGGAGCCTACTGAATATTGAACCAGAATTTCGGTTTAAATTACAGTGTACACAACTATTGGCTGTTGCTAAAACATCAGATATTAAAAAGTTTGGATTTGAACCCCTGCTGAAAGACTTTGTGAGCTCAATGAAGAAGTTACATGGTGGCTATGAACTGATGATTGATGGCAAGTCTGAACTTTTCTATGGGACGCTGCTTTGTGTTGTTGGTGATACTCCAGCAGCACAGATGCTTGGTGGATTTAAAGAAGGTGTTGGCTTTGCTGAAAAGCCATGCAGAACATGTGAAATATCacgtgatgatctcagtaggAGTGAGGCTCTCACTTTTCCACTTCGGAGTGAACTGGAACATAGAGACAGATGTGAAAATCTGTCTTCTTTGAGTAGAGCCAGCCAGCAATACTGGTCAAAGAAATATGGAGTTGTGTCAGCATCTTTCCTGTTGGATATTCCTGATTTCACAGTGACAAAGTGCATTCTACATGATCCTATGCATGTTCTCTTGGAAGGAATCGTTAAGATGGAATTACAGCTACTGCTAGAACATTTTATTGATAAGCAGAAGTACTTCACCCTCAAAGATATGAACCGAGTAATCTTGAATTTTGATTATGGACCTGATCGAATGCAAGATAAACCTCAGCCACTGGAACGCAAATCTCTGGACCGAAAGCATGTATTCCCAATGACAGCAGTGGAAACTTTATGA